A single Saccharomyces paradoxus chromosome II, complete sequence DNA region contains:
- a CDS encoding uncharacterized protein (similar to YBL029W), protein MCANIPEFDSFYENENLNYNLESLAPLNCDVNSPFFPINNSDINVNAYGDENLTYSNFLLSYSDKLAATTDKSNSINNSNINNNSNNKNNNNNNNLLGNDISQMAFLLDYPSTLNEPQFSVNCKDIYKKDISTPSSLVSSLPSAKFSLSLSNSPSPPPPSSSSLKQEEAIISNTSANSDIFADPNTFEKDTLPLTQELTIENLNNQLNYPDFTINTIEQDPTPSSFSSSSSSSSSESTTSSSRKRKSCHDSFTHSSPSSSESKKISDSRLSAEGLAKVLNLESPEEALKRERFILGIFQNELNYPLGYKTWIRDTTKEYRTNLINQLHERVRVKYPEYNQSILETIIRRGTYYMMQSRLRRERRMKLKERKRTT, encoded by the coding sequence ATGTGCGCCAATATCCCCGAATTCGACTCTTTTtacgaaaatgaaaatttaaattaCAACTTGGAATCACTCGCACCTTTAAATTGTGATGTTAACTCGCCCTTTTTTCCTATCAATAACAGTGACATCAACGTTAATGCTTATGGTGACGAAAATTTAACGTACTCCAACTTTTTATTGTCTTATAGCGATAAGCTGGCTGCTACAACTGATAAAAGCAATAGCattaataatagtaatattaataataatagtaataataaaaataataataataataataatctACTCGGTAATGATATCAGCCAGATGGCTTTTTTGCTCGATTACCCCTCTACTCTCAACGAACCGCAATTTTCCGTAAATTGTAAAGACATTTACAAAAAGGACATATCGACGCCTTCGTCATTAGTTTCGAGCCTGCCATCTGCTAAATTCTCTTTATCCCTATCAAATTCGCCTTCTCCTCCACCACcatcatcttcctctttaAAACAGGAAGAAGCAATAATTTCTAATACCAGCGCGAACAGCGACATATTTGCCGATCCTAATACATTCGAAAAGGATACTTTGCCCCTCACACAAGAACTGACGATAGAAAACCTAAATAATCAATTAAACTACCCAGATTTTACGATAAACACCATCGAACAAGATCCAAccccttcttctttttcgtcgtcgtcttcgtcttcgtcttcGGAATCAACCACCTCTTCCAGCAGGAAGAGGAAGTCCTGTCATGATTCATTTACGCATTCATCGCCCTCTTCTTCTGAGtccaagaaaatttctgaTTCAAGATTATCCGCCGAAGGTTTGGCTAAAGTACTGAATTTAGAATCTCCCGAAGAAGCTTTAAAAAGAGAGCGCTTTATATTGGGTATTTTCCAAAACGAACTAAATTACCCGCTAGGTTACAAGACGTGGATTAGGGATACTACAAAAGAGTATAGGACAAACTTAATTAACCAACTGCACGAACGAGTAAGGGTAAAGTACCCCGAATACAACCAGTCCATACTCGAAACTATAATTAGGCGAGGTACCTACTACATGATGCAGAGTAGGTTAAGAAGAGAGAGAAGAATGAAACTCAAAGAACGTAAAAGAACAACCTAA
- a CDS encoding uncharacterized protein (similar to YBL029C) has product MSFIPIVCGMKSFDSSYDSVPGHQNLYCPNCHNYSVGPIKRKEFFTVWFIPLVPVFWGKQLHCPICNWRQDFKNDEQLNKVIQEQQNLRQKQPN; this is encoded by the coding sequence atGTCATTCATCCCTATTGTATGTGGTATGAAGAGTTTCGACTCTTCATACGATTCTGTGCCCGGGCATCAGAACCTGTACTGCCCGAATTGTCACAATTATAGTGTCGGCCccataaaaagaaaggaattTTTTACTGTTTGGTTCATACCGTTGGTTCCTGTTTTCTGGGGCAAACAGCTACACTGTCCCATCTGCAATTGGCGACAAGATTTTAAAAATGACGAACAGCTAAATAAAGTCATTcaagaacaacaaaactTACGACAAAAGCAGCCCAACTGA
- the PET9 gene encoding ADP/ATP carrier protein PET9 (Major ADP/ATP carrier of the mitochondrial inner membrane~similar to YBL030C), translated as MSSNAQVKTPLPPAPAPKKESNFLIDFLMGGVSAAIAKTAASPIERVKLLIQNQDEMLKQGTLDRKYAGITDCFKRTATQEGIISFWRGNTANVIRYFPTQALNFAFKDKIKAMFGFKKEEGYTKWFAGNLASGGAAGALSLLFVYSLDYARTRLAADSKSSKKGGARQFNGLIDVYKKTLKSDGVAGLYRGFLPSVVGIVVYRGLYFGMYDSLKPLLLTGSLEGSFLASFLLGWVVTTGASTCSYPLDTVRRRMMMTSGQAIKYDGAFDCMRKIVAAEGVGSLFKGCGANILRGVAGAGVISMYDQLQMILFGKKFK; from the coding sequence ATGTCTTCTAACGCCCAAGTTAAAACCCCATTACCACCAGCCCCAGCTCCAAAGAAGGAATCTAACTTTTTGATTGATTTCTTAATGGGTGGTGTTAGTGCTGCTATCGCCAAGACTGCCGCCTCTCCCATTGAAAGAGTTAAACTTTTGATTCAAAACCAAGATGAAATGTTAAAACAAGGTACTTTGGACAGAAAATACGCTGGTATTACGGACTGTTTCAAGAGAACCGCTACACAGGAAGGTATCATTTCATTCTGGAGAGGTAACACTGCTAACGTTATCCGTTATTTCCCTACTCAAGCTTTGAATTTCGCTTTCAAGGACAAGATCAAGGCCATGTTTGGTTtcaagaaggaagaaggTTACACCAAATGGTTTGCCGGTAACTTGGCCTCTGGTGGTGCTGCTGGTGCCTTGTCATTGCTGTTTGTTTACTCTTTGGATTATGCAAGAACCAGATTGGCTGCTGACTCCAAATCCTCTAAGAAGGGTGGTGCTCGTCAATTCAACGGTTTGATCGACGTCTACAAGAAAACCTTGAAATCTGATGGTGTTGCTGGTCTTTACAGAGGTTTCTTACCTTCTGTCGTTGGTATTGTTGTCTACAGAGGTCTATACTTCGGTATGTACGATTCCTTGAAGCCTCTATTGTTGACCGGTTCTTTGGAAGGTTCGTTCTTGGCCTCATTCTTGTTAGGTTGGGTTGTTACTACTGGTGCTTCTACATGTTCTTACCCATTGGATACCGttagaagaagaatgaTGATGACCTCTGGTCAAGCTATTAAGTACGACGGTGCCTTTGACTGTATGAGAAAGATTGTTGCTGCTGAAGGTGTTGGATCTCTATTCAAGGGTTGTGGTGCTAACATTTTAAGAGGTGTCGCAGGTGCTGGTGTTATCTCAATGTATGATCAACTACAAATGATCTTGTTTGGTAAGAAGTTCAAATAA
- the SHE1 gene encoding She1p (Mitotic spindle protein~similar to YBL031W), whose protein sequence is MNDKLQKEHKENDTISQINDFTSHMSIDFHSNNNSNIIETIGVSKRLGNSVLSELDSRATSKFEFLKDQSEQQYNGDKNGEPKSDSYDINEFFQAKHDSQFGQMESLDTHYTLLHTPKRKSQHAIPQDRSDSMKRSRPSRSIPYTTPVVNDITRRIRRLKLRNSLVNGNDIVARARSMQANSNVNSIKNTPLSKPKPFMHKPNFLMPTTNSLNKINSAHRNASSSSSASSIPRSKVHRSTPIRDLHAKTKPTERTPFAQGTNSQLKNSVSVFDRLYKQTTFSRSTSMNNLSSGSSAKSKEQTNAKTRLVKSKTSGSLSTNLKQNTATSTKGERPIWR, encoded by the coding sequence ATGAATGATAAACTCCAAAAAGAGCATAAAGAAAACGACACCATTTCACAAATTAATGATTTCACGTCGCATATGAGTATAGACTTCCATTCGaataacaatagcaatATCATCGAAACTATTGGTGTTTCCAAAAGGCTAGGAAATTCTGTACTAAGTGAACTGGATTCCAGAGCTACCTCAAAATTCGAATTCTTAAAAGATCAATCCGAGCAACAATACAACGGTGACAAGAATGGCGAACCGAAATCGGACTCGTATGATATCAACGAGTTCTTCCAAGCAAAGCATGATTCTCAATTCGGCCAGATGGAGTCGCTAGACACTCATTATACTCTCTTACACACACCCAAGAGAAAATCTCAACATGCAATTCCACAGGATCGGTCAGATTCGATGAAAAGGTCAAGACCGTCCCGCTCAATTCCATACACTACACCAGTGGTCAACGATATCACAAGAAGAATACGAAGATTGAAGTTGCGGAACTCATTGGTCAATGGCAATGACATTGTGGCTAGAGCGAGATCTATGCAAGCGAATTCTAATGTTAATTCGATAAAGAACACACCACTGTCAAAACCCAAGCCCTTTATGCACAAACCAAACTTTTTAATGCCCACTACCAATTCCCTGAACAAGATCAACTCCGCTCATCGCAATgcctcttcctcttcgtcAGCCTCATCGATCCCAAGATCTAAGGTACACAGATCGACACCAATAAGAGACTTACACGCCAAAACCAAACCGACAGAACGCACGCCATTTGCACAAGGAACGAATTcgcaattgaagaattcaGTTTCCGTTTTTGATAGACTTTACAAGCAAACAACGTTCTCTAGGTCGACGTCTATGAATAACCTATCATCAGGATCCTCTGCAAAGTCCAAGGAACAAACCAATGCGAAGACCCGGTTGGTGAAAAGTAAGACAAGTGGTTCATTGTCCACCAATCTTAAGCAAAATACGGCTACCAGCACAAAGGGTGAAAGGCCCATTTGGCGATGA
- the HEK2 gene encoding Hek2p (RNA binding protein involved in asymmetric localization of ASH1 mRNA~similar to YBL032W), with product MSQFFEAATPVAIPTNSTNGGTSDAGSAATGGAPVVGATAQPTINHRLLLSLKEAAKIIGTKGSTISRIRAANSVKIGISEKVPGCSDRILSCAGNVINVANAIGDIVDVLNKRNPENEDAAEGEAEEHYYFHFLNHILPAPSKDEIRDLQQLENIGYVRLIVANSHISSIIGKAGATIKSLINKHGVKIVASKDFLPASDERIIEIQGFPGSITNVLIEISEIILSDVDVRFSTERSYFPHLKKSSGEPASPSTSSNTRIELKIPELYVGAIIGRGMNRIKNLKTFTKTNIVVERKDDDDKDENFRKFIITSKFPKNVKLAESMLLKNLNTEIEKRENYKRKLEASEGNATAVNERSDSASSLEEKEEAQEERDNKEEQS from the coding sequence ATGTCACAGTTCTTCGAAGCTGCTACTCCCGTTGCAATTCCTACAAACAGTACCAACGGCGGCACCAGTGATGCCGGCAGCGCCGCCACTGGCGGCGCCCCTGTCGTTGGCGCCACCGCTCAACCCACCATCAATCACAGGCTTTTGCTGTCATTGAAAGAGGCTGCCAAGATCATTGGCACTAAGGGCTCTACGATCTCTCGCATAAGAGCTGCTAACTCTGTCAAGATCGGTATTTCTGAAAAGGTGCCCGGTTGCTCTGACAGGATCCTGTCCTGTGCGGGCAACGTAATTAATGTGGCCAATGCAATTGGTGATATTGTTGACGTGCTTAACAAGCGGAATCCCGAGAATGAGGACGCTGCTGAGGGCGAGGCCGAGGAGCATTATTACTTCCACTTTTTGAACCATATTTTGCCAGCCCCCTCGAAGGATGAGATTAGAGACCTGCAGCAGCTGGAAAACATTGGTTACGTGAGGCTCATTGTGGCCAATTCTCACATTTCGTCCATCATCGGTAAAGCGGGTGCCACCATCAAGTCTCTGATCAATAAACACGGCGTCAAGATTGTGGCTTCCAAGGACTTTTTACCTGCCAGCGATGAAAGAATTATCGAGATCCAGGGTTTCCCGGGCTCCATCACCAATGTACTCATCGAAATCAGCGAGATTATTTTGAGCGACGTTGATGTCAGATTCAGCACAGAAAGGTCTTATTTCCCTCATTTAAAAAAGTCATCCGGTGAACCTGCTTCTCCTTCTACCTCCTCCAACACTAGAATCGAATTGAAGATCCCAGAACTATACGTGGGTGCCATTATTGGCCGTGGAATGAACAGAATCAAGAACTTGAAGACTTTCACAAAAACCAATATTGTCGTGGAAAGGAAGGATGACGATGATAAGGACGAGaatttcagaaaatttataaTCACAAGTAAATTTCCTAAGAATGTCAAACTCGCCGAATCCATGCTTTTAAAAAACTTGAATACCGAAATTGAGAAACGTGAAAACTACAAGAGAAAATTGGAAGCCTCAGAAGGAAATGCCACTGCTGTTAATGAACGCTCTGATTCTGCTTCTTccttggaagaaaaagaagaagcacaAGAAGAACGTGACAATAAAGAGGAACAGTCGTAG
- the RIB1 gene encoding GTP cyclohydrolase II (GTP cyclohydrolase II~similar to YBL033C) yields MTIDNYNSSNQNNSEREIGGTGDGRDDDGGLPLVQCVARARIPTTQGPDIFLHLYSNNRDNKEHLAIVFGEDIRSRSLFRRRQHETQQDRMIRGAYIGKLYPGRTVADEDDRLGLALEFDDITGELLASKATTWDAHNSTLVRIHSECYTGENAWSARCDCGEQFDRAGRLIACDHEPTSNIKGGNGHGVIVYLRQEGRGIGLGEKLKAYNLQDLGADTVQANLMLKHPVDARDFSLGKAILLDLGIGNVRLLTNNPEKIKQVDHAPYLKCVERVPMVPIHWTNSSEGIDSKEIEGYLRTKIERMGHLLTEPLKLHTNPQSAETNETQIQNRMNSALSSTSTLTI; encoded by the coding sequence ATGACCATAGATAACTATAACAGCAGTAATCAAAATAACAGCGAGCGTGAGATTGGTGGCACAGGTGACGGTAGGGACGACGACGGCGGCTTGCCATTAGTACAATGTGTCGCAAGAGCTCGTATCCCCACCACACAGGGCCCGGATATCTTTTTACATCTGTACAGCAACAACCGGGATAACAAGGAGCATTTGGCCATAGTGTTTGGTGAAGATATACGGTCGCGCTCGCTATTCCGCAGAAGACAGCACGAGACGCAACAAGATAGAATGATCAGGGGCGCTTATATTGGCAAGTTGTACCCCGGCAGGACTGTAGCAGACGAGGACGATAGACTCGGATTGGCGCTGGAGTTTGATGATATTACAGGCGAGTTGTTAGCTTCCAAGGCTACGACATGGGACGCCCACAACAGCACGTTGGTGCGGATCCATTCTGAATGTTACACTGGTGAAAACGCATGGAGCGCCCGTTGCGATTGTGGTGAACAATTTGATAGGGCAGGCAGGCTTATTGCGTGCGACCACGAACCTACAAGCAACATAAAGGGTGGCAACGGCCACGGAGTTATCGTGTATTTGAGACAAGAGGGTCGTGGCATCGGATTGGGTGAAAAGCTCAAGGCCTACAACCTGCAAGATCTAGGTGCTGACACAGTCCAGGCCAACCTAATGCTGAAACATCCTGTGGATGCCAGGGACTTCTCACTGGGTAAGGCTATTTTGCTGGATCTGGGCATTGGTAACGTCAGACTGCTGACAAACAATCCGGAAAAGATAAAACAGGTAGATCATGCGCCCTACCTGAAGTGCGTTGAACGGGTGCCCATGGTACCCATCCACTGGACAAACTCCAGTGAAGGCATAGACTCCAAAGAGATAGAGGGTTACCTCAGGACCAAGATAGAAAGAATGGGCCATTTGCTCACGGAGCCTTTGAAACTTCACACAAATCCTCAATCTGCTGAGACAAATGAGACCCAAATACAAAACCGAATGAACTCTGCGTTGTCATCAACATCCACGCTGACAATATAA
- a CDS encoding uncharacterized protein (similar to YBL028C): MAKSLRASSHLNAKSIKRRGVFQKAVDAREQRISDKLKEDLLKQKLEDLKKKEEQGIDMDVDEKKSNEEAPRKKINTSGWRDGRHHTYKKAKLIKQSKKKTSFTRF, encoded by the coding sequence ATGGCCAAATCATTACGTGCTAGCAGTCATCTAAACGCTAAATCTATCAAAAGACGTGgagttttccaaaaagcAGTAGATGCACGCGAACAAAGAATATCTGATAAACTAAAGGAAGACTTACTAAAGCAGAAATTAGAAGatctaaagaagaaggaagagCAAGGAATTGACATGGATGTCGACGagaaaaaatccaatgaAGAGGCTCCCAGGAAAAAGATCAATACCTCAGGTTGGAGAGACGGTAGACATCACACCTATAAAAAGGCTAAGCTGATAAAGCAATCTAAGAAAAAAACCTCTTTTACTAGATTCtaa
- the STU1 gene encoding Stu1p (Component of the mitotic spindle~similar to YBL034C) encodes MSSFNNETNDGSSTNAHPNDSFPLYTVFKDESIPIEEKMALLTRFKGHVKKELVNESSIQAYFAALLFISGHYAYHSYPRLIFLSHSSLCYLIKRVAMQSPVQFNDTLVERLLNHLIFQLPNEKKFWLASIKAIEAIYLVNPSKIQTILANFLRRPNENQNEDYLNRIKSTLLTIDELIQINERNNSNHLQLLRFFMLSFTNLLNTNLNEHANDDSNNLIIELIFDIMYKYLKMDDENSQDLINGFINDLEVEKFKQKFVSLAKSQEQHGLQEDRSSMFDEEYEYQLLLAEAKLPQLSNNLSSKDSAMRKNYESLNQLQQDLENLLVPFQSVKETEQNWKLRQSNIVELDNIISGNIPKDNPEEFVTVIKEVQLIELISRATSSLRTTLSLTALLFLKRLIHILNDHLPLSILDQIFVIFKNLLSSTKKISSQTAFHCLITLIIDINHFHNKLFQLSFLLINEKTVTPRFCSAILLRSFLIKFNDSNLSLNNSNTTSPTSKLENNIIYIEEWLKKGISDSQTTVREAMRLTFWYFYKCYPTNAKKLLSSSFSPQLKKATELAIPSHLNINYQVSRVSSTSSVSSATSRLYSQSSNNSSRRISLLEQKRNYPSYAQPTQSSSTSLLNPPVVTTGGNVIASKFSNKLKTNLRSTSEYSSKENEKRARNHDSLNAITNSNTKDNNGVIKRKVSAPPSSTVATKAPENYTNFDDFPLNQIDLTDELSSSYSNPLIKKYMDKNDVPMSSSPISLKGSNKPGEYEILYKIFNDASFSAQFKDALQYLQKELLSTSQQSSSLPSVPKFEFSKILKKLRQIMMKSPHDFKPFLNIPKFINEVPLNYLLELYSINGFDYAEILKNKMNPEKPYELTNLVTTIVDLFNFLNSNNCATDSKLYYMKYKTTFFNYYFKLLLEIFRNLNIKHDNTLRSEINDFMPKVSMILFQIYGKEFDYTCYFSLIFEIYKFDNKRFNKLLTDFDIVSTKMKICHELEKRDVNFKVENIISRESSVSFTPIDDKKLERGDELDEAVDENDVKKYMEMTMINPFKNLGTDKTLELKNNVDQKRSSSTNSVVIHDDNDKDKKLSEMTKIVSVYQLDQPNPVKEEDDKDVENSPKSDLNLSEIFQNGGDNTERKLKDDNELTVKFSTDPPKIINEQGKLIENGDENEKPDLETMSPIKINEDKNMDQKQRITVKRERELTLTEQDINSKKIKVVNIKKSEKMHFPIMDNFPKDSLTVYEISHLLMVDSTGNTLMDSDVYFNHMSKAINRIKSGSFTMKHINYLIEPLIICFQNQKMIDWLTNENGFDELLAVGIMLLKSTDDTPSIPSKISSKSIILVHSLLVWKNFLNTLGENADDDGVSLRMSFEEVWEQILLMLNKFSDYGNEIYKLAQEFRDDLMLSHFFKKHSATRILSMLVTEIQPDTAGVKETFLIETLWKMLLSPTICQQFKKSNLSEIIQTMSYFITGSDNTSWNFTSAVVLARCLRVLQSAPDYTEQETERLFDCLPKNVFKMIMFIASNE; translated from the coding sequence ATGTCATCCTTCAATAATGAGACCAATGATGGCAGCAGTACTAATGCGCATCCAAACGATTCCTTCCCTCTGTATACTGTATTCAAGGACGAGTCTATACCCATCGAGGAAAAAATGGCACTGCTCACCCGGTTCAAAGGCCATGTGAAGAAGGAACTAGTTAATGAATCCTCAATCCAGGCCTATTTTGCTGCGTTGCTGTTCATCTCCGGCCATTACGCTTACCATTCGTACCCGCGGTTAATCTTTCTATCACACTCATCGCTTTGTTACCTTATAAAGCGTGTAGCCATGCAGTCTCCGGTACAATTCAATGACACTCTAGTTGAGCGGTTACTGAACCACTTGATCTTTCAACTGCccaatgaaaagaaattttggcTAGCTTCCATTAAGGCCATTGAAGCCATCTATTTGGTGAATCCATCGAAGATCCAAACTATTCTAGCAAATTTCTTACGAAGACCAAATGAAAACCAAAACGAAGATTACCTCAATAGAATAAAGTCCACGTTATTGACCATCGATGAATTGATCCAGATTAATGAGAGAAATAATTCAAATCATTTGCAACTACTGCGATTTTTCATGTTGTCGTTCACCAATCTTTTAAACACTAACCTAAATGAACACGCAAATGACGATAGCAATAATTTAATAATAGAGCTCATTTTCGATATAATGTACAAGTATTTGAAAATGGATGACGAAAATTCACAAGATCTGATAAACGGATTTATTAATGATTTGGAAGTGGAGAAGtttaaacaaaaatttgttaGCTTAGCAAAATCACAAGAGCAACACGGCTTACAAGAGGATAGGTCGTCAATGTTTGATGAAGAGTACGAATATCAGCTACTATTGGCTGAGGCGAAATTGCCGCAGTTATCAAACAACCTGAGCAGTAAAGATTCAGCcatgagaaaaaattatgagTCTTTGAACCAACTACAGCAGGacttggaaaatttgttgGTTCCATTCCAAAGTGTAAAGGAGACGGAACAAAATTGGAAACTAAGGCAGTCAAATATAGTTGAATTAGATAACATCATATCCGGCAACATCCCCAAGGACAATCCAGAAGAATTTGTCACCGTAATAAAGGAGGTGCAATTGATCGAGTTAATTTCAAGAGCTACTTCATCACTGAGGACTACGTTATCATTAACGGCATTGCTTTTCCTCAAAAGACTAATTCATATTTTAAACGACCATTTGCCCCTATCAATACTGGACCAAATCtttgtcattttcaaaaatttattgtCTTCCACTAAGAAAATCTCTTCACAAACTGCATTTCATTGTTTAATTACTTTGATCATTGATATAAATCATTTCCACAATAAACTATTCCAATTATCGTTCTTACTAATAAATGAGAAAACCGTAACACCGAGATTTTGTTCTGCGATACTGCTGCGTAGCTTCCTAATTAAGTTCAACGACTCCAATCTGTCACTCAACAATTCAAATACAACTTCACCAACCtcaaaattggaaaataatatcatatACATCGAAGAATGGTTGAAGAAGGGCATTTCAGATTCACAAACTACCGTGAGAGAAGCGATGAGATTAACTTTTTGGTATTTCTATAAATGTTATCCCACGAATGCCAAAAAACTATTAagttcttccttttctccACAGTTGAAAAAGGCAACGGAATTGGCAATCCCCTCTCACTTGAATATAAACTACCAAGTTTCTAGGGTGtcttctacttcttctGTCTCTTCTGCGACGTCTCGCTTGTACTCTCAATCTTCGAATAATTCTTCAAGAAGAATCAGTTTACTGGAACAGAAAAGGAACTATCCAAGCTATGCTCAACCAACTCAATCTTCCTCTACTTCCCTACTCAACCCTCCTGTGGTCACAACTGGTGGAAACGTTATAGCCAGTAAATTCTCGAATAAgttgaaaacaaatttaAGATCAACTAGTGAGTATTcaagtaaagaaaatgaaaaaagagcaAGGAATCATGATAGTTTAAACGCTATTACAAACAGTAACACGAAAGATAATAACGGTgttattaaaagaaaagtaagcGCCCCTCCTTCTTCTACTGTTGCGACAAAAGCACCTGAAAATTACACTAATTTCGATGACTTCCCGTTAAACCAAATCGATTTGACTGATGAATTATCAAGCAGTTACTCTAACcctttgataaagaaatatatggATAAGAATGATGTTCCGATGTCATCCTCTCCAATCTCATTAAAAGGCAGTAATAAACCTGGCGAATACGAAATCctttacaaaatatttaatgATGCTTCGTTTTCGGCTCAGTTCAAAGATGCCTTACAGTATTTACAAAAGGAATTATTGTCGACATCACAGCAGTCATCATCGTTACCATCTGTCCCAAAATTCGAATTTTCTAAGATTCTGAAAAAGCTGCGGCAAATTATGATGAAGTCACCACATGACTTTAAACCATTCTTAAACATAccaaaatttataaatgaaGTTCCCCTCAACTATCTCCTTGAGCTATATTCTATTAATGGTTTTGATTACGCAGAAATCTTAAAGAATAAAATGAATCCCGAAAAGCCTTATGAGCTTACCAACTTAGTTACAACTATCGTGGAtttgttcaatttcttaAATTCCAACAATTGTGCGACCGATTCCAAACTATACTACATGAAATACAAAactacttttttcaattattaTTTCAAGTTACTTTTAGAGATTTTCCGTAACTTGAACATAAAACATGATAACACTTTGAGGTCTGAAATAAACGATTTTATGCCTAAAGTATCAATGATTCTCTTCCAAATATACGGTAAAGAATTCGACTATACATGTTATTTCagtttaatttttgaaatttataaattcgATAATAAACGCTTTAATAAGTTGTTAACTGATTTTGACATCGTATCCACTaagatgaaaatttgtCATGAACTTGAGAAGAGGGATGTCAACTTTAAGGTAGAAAACATCATTTCGAGAGAAAGCTCTGTAAGTTTCACCCCCATTGATGATAAGAAACTTGAAAGAGGCGATGAATTAGATGAAGCAGTGGACGAAAATGATGTTAAAAAATACATGGAAATGACAATGATTAATCCTTTCAAAAACCTGGGAACTGATAAAACACTAGAGctgaaaaataatgttgATCAAAAAAGATCATCAAGTACAAATAGTGTAGTTATTCACgatgataatgacaaaGATAAAAAGCTTTCAGAAATGACAAAAATAGTAAGTGTTTATCAACTGGATCAGCCGAATCCAGTAAAAGAGGAGGACGATAAAGATGTCGAAAATTCTCCAAAATCTGATTTGAATTTAAgtgaaattttccaaaacgGTGGTGACAATACCgaaaggaaattgaaagacGATAACGAACTAACTGTCAAATTCAGTACGGATCctccaaaaataataaatgaACAGGGGAAACTTATTGAAAACGgggatgaaaatgaaaagccTGATTTGGAAACCATGTCgccaataaaaataaacgaGGATAAGAATATGGATCAAAAGCAGAGGATCACAgtaaaaagagaaagagagCTAACGCTAACTGAACAAGATATAAActccaagaaaataaaagtggtaaatatcaaaaaatcagaaaagATGCATTTTCCGATCATGGATAATTTCCCAAAGGATTCCTTAACCGTATATGAAATTAGTCATCTTTTAATGGTCGATTCCACTGGTAATACTTTGATGGATTCTGATGTTTATTTTAATCACATGTCAAAGGCTATAAATAGGATCAAAAGTGGTTCGTTCACCATGAAACATATAAATTACCTGATCGAACCCTTgattatttgttttcaaaatcagaaaatgATCGATTGGTtaacaaatgaaaatggtTTTGATGAACTATTGGCTGTTGGTATCATGCTTTTGAAATCCACTGATGACACGCCTTCGATACCATCGAAAATATCCAGTAAATCCATTATTCTCGTTCATAGTCTTCTAGTTTGGAAGAACTTTCTGAACACGTTAGGTGAGAATGCCGACGATGATGGTGTTTCATTAAGAATGTCGTTCGAAGAAGTATGGGAACAAATCCTTTTAATGCTCAATAAGTTTTCTGACTATGGAAATGAAATCTATAAATTAGCACAAGAGTTCAGGGACGATCTAATGCTGTCGCacttttttaaaaaacaTTCGGCAACAAGAATTCTAAGCATGTTGGTTACAGAGATCCAGCCTGATACTGCAGGTGTGAAAGAAACATTCTTAATTGAGACCTTATGGAAGATGCTGCTATCTCCTACCATTTGCCAACAGTTCAAGAAGTCTAATTTATCAGAGATTATCCAAACGATGAGCTATTTCATTACGGGGAGTGATAACACTTCATGGAACTTCACCAGTGCCGTAGTCTTAGCTCGTTGTTTGAGGGTTCTCCAATCGGCTCCAGATTATACTGAACAAGAAACCGAACGATTATTCGATTGTTTGCCTAAGAATGTCTTTAAAATGATTATGTTCATCGCCTCAAACGAATAG